TGGTTTCAAGCACTTGCTGGCTGTGCTTTTCCGATTGCTCCGGCGCAGCGGCTGGTAAACGCTTGGGCCGTGGCGTCGAGGCGGCATCCATTCGTGATGAAGGGGCGTTCTTTGGCGAGGGGGGACTCTGCGATGGGGGCCCGTGCTGCGACAAGGACTCACCAGCACGCTCGTTCAGAGGAATCATCGGAGCGTTTGGACGCATCGCGATGTGCGGCACGTGGTCGACCATCGTTTCTCGCGATGGTGCTGAGAACGCAGGAGGCAGGAACGCTTCAAAATTGCTGGCGTTCGGGCCAACCGGAGCGGGCAGGTGGTCCGCAGGCTGCGTGGGCTTGTCGAACGAAAACGCTGGTGGCGCAATCGCATCCATAGGAAAGCCCGCCGGTTCCGTCACGAAGTGGTGCGGCGATGGCTGGTTCGTTGCCTGGTCGTCTGAGTCGCGCGTCTCTGGTGCAACTGAAACACTCGCCATTGGCGTCATCAATTGTGCGGTGGCGGTATCGCGTCGTGATTCAGCCCTCGTTGCGAGATTCTGCGTGGCGGCGGCCGAATTCGGGACCGCGAAATGGTTGATTCGCGGTTGTTGAGCTTGGGTTTCGACCGGATCCAACATCAGCGAACAAACGGCGATTGGAAACCAAGTCAGCGGCGTCAGCCCGAGTATGGCAATCAGTTGCCGACGACCCTGCCGTCCGCGCGGATCGCGGGCGTTGGCGGGGGCAAGGCGGCTTCGGCGAGGACACAGCATGGATTTCGACCAACAGCGGGATGATGTTCGACACTGAGGTCATCGGGTCCTCCCCCGTTCCGATTGTGATGATTCTGCCTCCCGTTCGCTTCACAACAGTTGCAGCGGTGGGACAAGCGGCAAAATCGTTACAAGTTCACGAAGTCGATGATTTGTCCCACCCCGGGGGGGTTCATGACGTAGTGTTTCACAACCAAAAGTGCACTGAAAGAAGCGAACGAACAGCCAAGCAAAACCGGCAGGCATTCCGAGACAAATGTAGCCCGCAGCGGACGTCGATTTTGAACCGCAACGAACATCGGTTTTGAGACGTCGGTTTTGAACTGTCACCCTGTGTTTGACAAACCTCCCTCTGATTGCATCCATGACCCAAGACGTATCCAGCCAGAACCGTGCGAATGACCGTTTCTATGCGAAGAACGGAGATCAATTGCGTGCCGAAGTGGTGATTCTTCGGGACGACGTGGTGAAGGAATACAGTTGCCAATTGGCGGATCTCAGCCAGGGTGGCTGCGCCGTGCGAGCGAAATTGGGCGAGGATTCCAATGTCACCATTGCGGTGTTGAGGATCCATGCACCGTCTTTGGGGATCGATTTGGAATTGGCCGGTCGTCTGTGTTGGAATCAACAGACCTCCGTGGGATCAAACACTTTCGGATTCCGATTTCGCCGTGGGATCGAACCAACGTTGATTGATCAAATGGTGGACGCGGGGTTGATCACCCGCCGCGAAGAAGAACGCATGCAGGTCGGCATGCCAGTGCAACTTCGACGTGCGCATGGCAAAGACGAAGTCACCGATGCCGTGCTGGAAGATTGCTCCGCATCCGGAATGCGAATGACCATGATCGGCCAAATTGAACCCTCGGAACGATTGCTGGTGACCACACCGTCCGGCGTCAGCGGCACCGTCAGCGTGGTATGGCTGCGTCACTCCGAGGACGGTCGCTGCGAATGCGGTTGTGTCTTCCAAAACCTTCGTTCGGCTCGATCGATCAACGACGAGCTGAACCAAATTTTGGTCTAGCCAACAGGTCGGTCTCGTACGCGGACGAGATCATGCTGGCTCGCGTCATCTCATCAACGTTTGGACCGGTTGGACATTTGTTGAGCGTATTCTTGAATGGTGACTCGGCCGTCGCCATTGAAGTCCGCTCCGGCGGGGCTGAGCAGCATGGACTTCCACTCGGTCGCGGTCAGTGCACCGTCGTTGTTGGTGTCATAGCGTTTGATGATCCGCTCCGCGTAGCTCAACTGCTTTTCGGACGGCGGGGGCCCTTGGACTTGTGACTTGGACGAGCTTGAAGAGCTTGGTTTCGACGACGCGGACATGGATGAACCGGATGCAGCCCGTCCCACCGGAGCCGCCGTGGCTTCCGCACCGTTGTCGACACCTTGGCGGACTTCCGCGATGGTGATCACGCCGTCCTTGTTTTGGTCCCAGCGATAGTACTCTTCGATGCGGTCGTCATTCCAATCGCTGGTGTACTCGTTCATCGAAACCTGACCGTCGCGGTTCAGATCCCGTGCTGAGTAAAAACTGGGCAAACCTTCAGGCGAACCGGAAGCATCGTACATGCGGTAGGACTTGCGCCCACCGAAGTCGACTTCGACGTATTCACGGTCATCATCGCGCCGGCGTCGGTCATCGTCTCGACCTCGGTCACGGCGATCCTCTTCGTTGGTGCGGCGATAGGCTTGCCGAGACGCCAATTCCATCTCAGACAGTCGTCCATCGCCGTTGCTATCGAAGTCCATCGGGTTGCCCCAAAAGCGGCTGGAAATTTCGTCTGAATCCAGTTGCCCGTTTTTGTTGCGGTCGTAACGCGAAATCACTTCTCGGGCGGTTTTGCGATCGTCTTCGGTTGTTGGCGTGGTCATCATCGCGGCGGCTGGGCCAAACCCGGGAATCAACACGGGCTCGTCTTCCAAACCGAAACCGGGCACCAGCATTTCCAGTTCCATGTCGTCAGTATCACGGCTGTCGCGACGTCGATCGTCGTCGCGTCCACGGTCGGATCCGCCCTCGCGTTCCTCACGCATTTTTTCGAAGGCTTTGGTGAATTTGGACAACGGGATCGGCGAGCCAACTTTGATGCTGGAATCGGACGAAGCCATGCGTTGAATCAAAAAGTTGGCCGGACCTTGTTGCTCGTCCGGATCCAAAATGCCATTTCCGTTGCGGTCCAATCGCTGAAGCATGCTGCTGGGGTCGAACCCGCCTCTCCCACGACGATCGTCTCCGCCACGCCGGTCGTCGCCCCCGCGGCGATCATCACCACCACGGCGATCTCCTCCGCGTCGGTCATCGTCACCACGGCGGTCGTCTCCGCCGCGTCCGAAACCTCCGGGAGGCCCGCCAAAGCCACCACCGGGAGGCCCACCCCGGCCGCCAAACGGCGGCTGGCCCATCGCGGTCGACGACATCAAACCAACCAAAACGAGGACGGTGAGGCCTCGAATGCAGGTCAACAGTGGGTGCGAGAGCGAAGCGGATTGCATGAGTCGATCAGTTGATAAGAAAAGGAGTCGCGTTTCTCGAGCCGTCGCAGGTCGTTTGCTTGGAATCCTTTGCGGCTGGAAAACCCAGTCCAAGTGCGTTTCGGGCCAGTCCATTCTAAACCGGCCAGCCGAATTCGCATTTGTCTATTCCTTGGAACCCTGCGACACCCCAAAAGTTTCGCTCCACGAGTCGACTCGGCCCACTGTGCGACGCCGGGATGCCTGACCCCCGGGGACACGCGAGCCGCCCCAAAATCTGACTTCCGCCGAAACGCCAATTTTTCCTAAAGTCGCGGCTTCCAACGGTCGAGCAAGCCGCTCGGCCGGACCTCAAATCAACGAAACTCCCGCGGTTTTGGCTGTGTTTGCCCGACAATTTTGCCCGACGAGCCTCGTTTTCACTGATGCCGGTGAATCGGATCACGCGTGCAAAATTGCCAACCGACGATGGAGCCCATGGCGCATTTCGGCGTTCGCTGTTTGGGTGGTCTTGATCGGCAATTCCCTGACCGCGCAAGCCCAAAATGCTCCCGGATCGACGGCCGCACCAAGCGGGGCTCCCAGCATCGTACGGCCCGATGCCGCTCTGCCCAATCAACCCACCACGCCGGGTTCGGACGCTGCGGCGCAGCAACCCATCCAATCGTTTGGTGGGCCCGAAAATTTAGAAGAGACGCCGCCCAGTGATCGCGAACCGCTGGACTTTCTCGCCGGTGGGCCAGAGCAATGGACCAGCCCGGAAGGTTTGAGCGGCAGTTTGCAGGTCATGTTGCTGTTGACCGTGTTGTCGCTGGCACCTGCGATTCTGCTGATGACCACCTGTTATGTGCGAATCATCATCGTGCTGGGGTTGTTGCGACAAGCGATCGGGTTGCAGTCACTGCCTCCCAGCCAAGTCATGACCAGCGTTGCTTTGTTCATGACCCTGTTCGTGATGATGCCGGTTTGGACGCGAGTTTACGACGATGCCATCCAGCCTTACACCGACCCCGAAGTCGAGATGACTTTGGAGGAAGCATTTGAACGCGGCGCCGTGCCGGTCCGCGAATTTATGTCTTGGCAAATTCGCGAAGCACGCAACGAAGACGACGTGGTTTTGTTTTACGGGTACATGGATCCGGATGCTGCGATTCCCAGCACCTTCGACGATGTTCCTCTTCGCGTATTGTTGCCGGCGTTCATTCTGAGCGAACTGAAAACCGCTTTCTTGATGGGGTTTCAAATTTACCTGCCGTTTTTGATCGTGGACTTGGTGGTTGCCAGCGTCACGATTTCGATGGGGATGTTGATGCTGCCTCCGGCCGTGATCGCTTTGCCATTCAAGTTGTTGCTGTTTGTTTTGGTCGATGGATGGCGATTGGTGGTGGAGATGCTCATGAACAGCTTTGGAACGATGGGTTAGCGCATGTTTGAATCTTCCGATGCAATCGATCTCGTTCGCGAAGCTTTGTTGGCTGCGGTGGTGCTTGCGTTGCCCATGTTGGCCGTTGGCATGTTGGCTGGTTTGGTAATTGGTTTGATCCAAGCGTTGACTCAGATCCAAGACCAAACGGTGTCTTTCGTGCCCAAGCTGATCGCCATGGCGGCGGTGTTGATCGCGTGCTTGCCTTGGTTGATGACACGAATGGTCGAATTCACTCGACATGTGTTTGAAGACGCGGGCGGGTTGTGACCATGCAGGCATTGGTCGATTGGATCTTTCAGCACCTCGTGCTGGGGACGTTGGTGCTGACTCGATTGGGAATGCTGCTGATGGCGATGCCAGCCATCGGCGTGGGTGTACCGAAACGAGTTCGTGCGTTGCTGGCCATTTCGCTGACCGCCATCCTGATGCCGACGCTGGCCGAACAGTGCACTCACCCGTCGATGCCAACGATTGAAAACCTACCCGAG
This genomic stretch from Rhodopirellula halodulae harbors:
- a CDS encoding PilZ domain-containing protein, with product MTQDVSSQNRANDRFYAKNGDQLRAEVVILRDDVVKEYSCQLADLSQGGCAVRAKLGEDSNVTIAVLRIHAPSLGIDLELAGRLCWNQQTSVGSNTFGFRFRRGIEPTLIDQMVDAGLITRREEERMQVGMPVQLRRAHGKDEVTDAVLEDCSASGMRMTMIGQIEPSERLLVTTPSGVSGTVSVVWLRHSEDGRCECGCVFQNLRSARSINDELNQILV
- the fliQ gene encoding flagellar biosynthesis protein FliQ encodes the protein MFESSDAIDLVREALLAAVVLALPMLAVGMLAGLVIGLIQALTQIQDQTVSFVPKLIAMAAVLIACLPWLMTRMVEFTRHVFEDAGGL
- the fliP gene encoding flagellar type III secretion system pore protein FliP (The bacterial flagellar biogenesis protein FliP forms a type III secretion system (T3SS)-type pore required for flagellar assembly.) produces the protein MTAQAQNAPGSTAAPSGAPSIVRPDAALPNQPTTPGSDAAAQQPIQSFGGPENLEETPPSDREPLDFLAGGPEQWTSPEGLSGSLQVMLLLTVLSLAPAILLMTTCYVRIIIVLGLLRQAIGLQSLPPSQVMTSVALFMTLFVMMPVWTRVYDDAIQPYTDPEVEMTLEEAFERGAVPVREFMSWQIREARNEDDVVLFYGYMDPDAAIPSTFDDVPLRVLLPAFILSELKTAFLMGFQIYLPFLIVDLVVASVTISMGMLMLPPAVIALPFKLLLFVLVDGWRLVVEMLMNSFGTMG
- a CDS encoding EF-hand domain-containing protein, with amino-acid sequence MQSASLSHPLLTCIRGLTVLVLVGLMSSTAMGQPPFGGRGGPPGGGFGGPPGGFGRGGDDRRGDDDRRGGDRRGGDDRRGGDDRRGGDDRRGRGGFDPSSMLQRLDRNGNGILDPDEQQGPANFLIQRMASSDSSIKVGSPIPLSKFTKAFEKMREEREGGSDRGRDDDRRRDSRDTDDMELEMLVPGFGLEDEPVLIPGFGPAAAMMTTPTTEDDRKTAREVISRYDRNKNGQLDSDEISSRFWGNPMDFDSNGDGRLSEMELASRQAYRRTNEEDRRDRGRDDDRRRRDDDREYVEVDFGGRKSYRMYDASGSPEGLPSFYSARDLNRDGQVSMNEYTSDWNDDRIEEYYRWDQNKDGVITIAEVRQGVDNGAEATAAPVGRAASGSSMSASSKPSSSSSSKSQVQGPPPSEKQLSYAERIIKRYDTNNDGALTATEWKSMLLSPAGADFNGDGRVTIQEYAQQMSNRSKR